Proteins from a single region of Amycolatopsis sp. CA-230715:
- the rplB gene encoding 50S ribosomal protein L2: protein MGIRKYKPTTPGRRGSSVSDFAEITRSTPEKSLLRPLSGSGGRNASGKITTRHKGGGHKRAYRLIDFRRNDKDGVPAKVAHIEYDPNRSARIALLHYADGEKRYIIAPEKLKQGDRVESGPRADIKPGNNLPLRNIPVGTVIHAIELRPGGGAKIARSAGARVQLVAKDGPYAQLRMPSGEIRNVDVRNRATIGEVGNSEHSNINWGKAGRNRWRGKRPTVRGVVMNPVDHPHGGGEGKTSGGRHPVNPNGKPEGRTRRRKPSDQLIVRRRRTGKKR, encoded by the coding sequence ATGGGTATTCGCAAGTACAAGCCGACGACCCCGGGTCGTCGCGGTTCGAGCGTTTCCGACTTCGCCGAGATCACTCGGTCGACGCCGGAGAAGTCGCTGCTGCGTCCGCTGAGCGGCAGCGGTGGCCGTAACGCTTCCGGCAAGATCACCACCCGGCACAAGGGTGGCGGTCACAAGCGGGCGTACCGGCTGATCGACTTCCGCCGCAACGACAAGGACGGCGTGCCTGCCAAGGTCGCGCACATCGAGTACGACCCCAACCGGTCGGCCCGTATCGCGCTGCTGCACTACGCCGACGGCGAGAAGCGCTACATCATCGCGCCGGAGAAGCTCAAGCAGGGCGACCGGGTGGAGAGCGGCCCCCGCGCCGACATCAAGCCGGGCAACAACCTGCCGCTGCGCAACATCCCGGTCGGCACCGTGATCCACGCGATCGAGCTCCGCCCCGGCGGCGGCGCGAAGATCGCCCGGTCCGCCGGTGCCCGCGTGCAGCTCGTCGCCAAGGACGGCCCGTACGCCCAGCTGCGGATGCCCTCGGGCGAGATCCGCAACGTGGACGTGCGCAACCGCGCCACCATCGGCGAGGTCGGCAACTCCGAGCACTCCAACATCAACTGGGGCAAGGCCGGGCGTAACCGCTGGCGGGGCAAGCGCCCCACCGTCCGCGGTGTCGTGATGAACCCGGTCGACCACCCGCACGGTGGTGGTGAAGGGAAGACCTCCGGTGGCCGCCACCCGGTCAACCCGAACGGCAAGCCGGAGGGCCGCACCCGCCGCCGCAAGCCGAGTGACCAACTGATCGTCCGCCGCCGGCGTACCGGCAAGAAGCGCTGA
- the rplW gene encoding 50S ribosomal protein L23 codes for MSAVAIPNPRDILLAPVISEKSYGLLEDNKYTFVVRPDANKTQIKIAVEQVFGVKVVSVNTLNRQGKRKRTRYGFGKRKDTKRAVVTLSADSKPIEIFGGPAA; via the coding sequence GTGAGTGCGGTCGCCATTCCGAACCCCCGCGACATCTTGCTCGCGCCGGTGATCTCCGAGAAGTCCTACGGACTGCTCGAAGACAACAAGTACACGTTCGTCGTTCGCCCTGACGCCAACAAGACCCAGATCAAGATCGCGGTCGAGCAGGTCTTCGGCGTCAAGGTGGTCAGCGTGAACACGCTGAACCGCCAGGGCAAGCGCAAGCGCACCCGCTACGGCTTCGGCAAGCGCAAGGACACCAAGCGCGCCGTCGTGACGCTGTCCGCCGACAGCAAGCCGATCGAGATCTTCGGCGGACCCGCCGCGTAA
- the rplD gene encoding 50S ribosomal protein L4, with the protein MSSIDVKTPAGAADGTVELPAEIFDVQANVPLMHQVVVAQLAAARQGTHDTKTRGEVSGGGKKPYRQKGTGRARQGSTRAPQFVGGGTVHGPTPRDYTQRTPKKMKAAALRGALSDRARAGQLHVLSELVSGEKPSTKSVKQALTAVTQAKRVLVVLHRDDELGWRSARNLEYVHLITPDQLNTYDVLVNDDVVFTKSALDAFLAGPSRGKGAKASARSSEVSEGSDEQ; encoded by the coding sequence ATGAGCAGCATCGACGTGAAGACCCCGGCTGGTGCCGCGGACGGCACCGTCGAGCTCCCCGCGGAGATCTTCGACGTGCAGGCCAACGTGCCGCTGATGCACCAGGTCGTGGTGGCCCAGCTGGCCGCCGCGCGCCAGGGCACGCACGACACGAAGACCCGCGGCGAGGTGTCCGGTGGTGGCAAGAAGCCGTACCGCCAGAAGGGCACCGGCCGCGCCCGCCAGGGCTCGACCCGCGCGCCGCAGTTCGTCGGCGGTGGCACCGTCCACGGCCCGACGCCGCGCGACTACACCCAGCGGACCCCGAAGAAGATGAAGGCCGCCGCCCTGCGCGGTGCCCTCTCCGACCGGGCCCGTGCCGGCCAGCTGCACGTCCTCTCCGAGCTCGTGTCCGGCGAGAAGCCGTCCACGAAGTCGGTGAAGCAGGCGCTCACCGCGGTGACGCAGGCCAAGCGCGTTCTCGTGGTGCTGCACCGCGACGACGAGCTCGGCTGGCGCTCCGCGCGGAACCTCGAGTACGTGCACCTCATCACGCCGGACCAGCTCAACACGTACGACGTGCTGGTCAACGACGACGTGGTGTTCACCAAGAGCGCGCTCGACGCCTTCCTCGCCGGCCCCTCGCGGGGCAAGGGCGCGAAGGCTTCCGCGCGGTCGAGCGAGGTTTCCGAAGGGAGTGACGAGCAGTGA
- the rplC gene encoding 50S ribosomal protein L3 codes for MSDRQMKGILGTKLGMTQVFDENNRIVPVTVVKAGPNVVTQVRTQDKDGYVAVQLAFGAVDPRRVNKPRTGHFDKAGVTPRRFLAELRTTDAETYEVGQEITAEVFAAGAEVDVTGTSKGKGYAGVMKRHGFKGQGASHGAQAVHRKPGSIGGCATPGRVFKGLRMAGRMGNDRVTTQGLKVHDVRADEGLLLIKGAVPGPKGGLLFVRSAAKGGVTE; via the coding sequence ATGTCTGACAGGCAAATGAAGGGCATCCTGGGCACCAAGCTCGGCATGACCCAGGTCTTCGACGAGAACAACCGGATCGTGCCGGTGACCGTCGTGAAGGCCGGGCCGAACGTGGTGACCCAGGTTCGCACCCAGGACAAGGACGGCTACGTGGCCGTGCAGCTGGCTTTCGGCGCCGTTGACCCGCGCCGCGTGAACAAGCCGCGCACCGGGCACTTCGACAAGGCCGGGGTGACCCCGCGCCGGTTCCTCGCCGAGCTGCGGACGACCGACGCCGAGACCTACGAGGTCGGCCAGGAGATCACCGCCGAGGTGTTCGCCGCGGGCGCCGAGGTCGACGTGACCGGCACCAGCAAGGGCAAGGGCTACGCCGGTGTCATGAAGCGCCACGGCTTCAAGGGCCAGGGCGCCAGCCACGGTGCGCAGGCCGTGCACCGCAAGCCGGGTTCGATCGGCGGCTGCGCCACCCCCGGCCGCGTGTTCAAGGGCCTGCGCATGGCGGGCCGGATGGGCAACGACCGCGTCACCACGCAGGGCCTCAAGGTCCACGACGTGCGCGCGGACGAGGGCCTGCTCCTGATCAAGGGCGCCGTGCCCGGCCCCAAGGGCGGACTCCTCTTCGTCCGCAGCGCCGCGAAGGGTGGTGTGACCGAATGA
- the rpsJ gene encoding 30S ribosomal protein S10, with protein MAGQKIRIRLKAYDHEAIDASARKIVETVTRTGASVVGPVPLPTEKNVYCVIRSPHKYKDSREHFEMRTHKRLIDILDPTPKTVDALMRIDLPASVDVNIQ; from the coding sequence ATGGCGGGACAGAAGATCCGCATCCGGCTCAAGGCCTACGACCACGAGGCGATCGACGCGAGCGCGCGCAAGATCGTGGAGACGGTCACGCGCACCGGCGCGTCGGTAGTTGGCCCGGTGCCGCTGCCCACCGAGAAGAACGTTTACTGCGTCATCCGCTCGCCGCACAAGTACAAGGACTCGCGCGAGCACTTCGAGATGCGCACGCACAAGCGTCTGATCGACATCCTCGACCCGACGCCGAAGACGGTCGACGCGCTGATGCGCATCGATCTGCCGGCGAGCGTCGACGTCAACATCCAGTAA
- the tuf gene encoding elongation factor Tu — MAKAKFERSKPHVNIGTIGHVDHGKTTLTAAITKVLHDKYPELNTASAFDQIDNAPEEKQRGITINISHVEYQTEKRHYAHVDAPGHADYIKNMITGAAQMDGAILVVAATDGPMPQTREHVLLAKQVGVPYIVVALNKADMVDDEEILELVELEVRELLSAQDFPGDDAPVVKVSGLKALEGDEKWAETVLELMNAVDDNVPDPVRDLDKPFLMPIEDVFTITGRGTVVTGRVERGQVNVNEEVEIVGIREKSTKTTVTGVEMFRKLLDSGQAGDNVGLLLRGIKREDVERGQVIVKPGTTTPHTEFEGSVYILSKDEGGRHTPFFNNYRPQFYFRTTDVTGVVTLPEGTEMVMPGDNTDISVQLIQPIAMDEGLRFAIREGGRTVGAGQVTKINK, encoded by the coding sequence GTGGCGAAGGCGAAGTTCGAGCGGAGCAAGCCGCACGTCAACATCGGAACCATCGGTCACGTCGACCACGGGAAGACCACTCTGACCGCGGCGATCACGAAGGTTCTGCACGACAAGTACCCCGAGCTGAACACGGCTTCGGCGTTCGACCAGATCGACAACGCGCCGGAAGAGAAGCAGCGCGGCATCACGATCAACATCTCGCACGTCGAGTACCAGACCGAGAAGCGCCACTACGCCCACGTGGACGCCCCCGGTCACGCGGACTACATCAAGAACATGATCACCGGTGCCGCCCAGATGGACGGCGCGATCCTCGTGGTCGCGGCGACCGACGGCCCGATGCCGCAGACCCGTGAGCACGTGCTGCTCGCGAAGCAGGTCGGCGTGCCCTACATCGTGGTGGCGCTGAACAAGGCCGACATGGTCGACGACGAGGAGATCCTCGAGCTCGTCGAGCTGGAGGTCCGCGAGCTGCTGTCCGCGCAGGACTTCCCCGGCGACGACGCCCCCGTGGTCAAGGTCTCCGGCCTGAAGGCCCTCGAGGGCGACGAGAAGTGGGCCGAGACCGTGCTCGAGCTGATGAACGCCGTCGACGACAACGTGCCGGACCCGGTGCGCGACCTCGACAAGCCGTTCCTGATGCCGATCGAGGACGTCTTCACCATCACCGGCCGCGGCACCGTGGTGACCGGTCGTGTGGAGCGCGGCCAGGTCAACGTCAACGAAGAGGTCGAGATCGTGGGTATCCGCGAGAAGTCGACCAAGACCACCGTCACCGGTGTCGAGATGTTCCGCAAGCTGCTCGACTCGGGCCAGGCGGGCGACAACGTCGGCCTCCTGCTGCGCGGCATCAAGCGCGAGGACGTCGAGCGCGGCCAGGTCATCGTGAAGCCCGGCACCACGACTCCGCACACGGAGTTCGAGGGCTCGGTGTACATCCTGTCCAAGGACGAGGGCGGCCGCCACACGCCGTTCTTCAACAACTACCGCCCGCAGTTCTACTTCCGCACCACGGACGTGACCGGCGTCGTGACCCTCCCCGAGGGCACCGAGATGGTCATGCCGGGCGACAACACGGACATCAGCGTGCAGCTGATCCAGCCGATCGCCATGGACGAGGGCCTTCGCTTCGCCATCCGTGAGGGTGGCCGGACCGTCGGCGCGGGCCAGGTCACCAAGATCAACAAGTGA
- the fusA gene encoding elongation factor G, which translates to MARDVLTDLNKVRNFGIMAHIDAGKTTTTERILFYTGVNYKIGEVHDGAATMDWMEEEQKRGITITSAATTTFWDDHQLNIIDTPGHVDFTVEVERNLRVLDGAVAVFDGKEGVEPQSEQVWRQADKYEVPRICFVNKMDKLGADFYYTVQTIEDRLGVRPLVIQLPIGAESDFEGVVDLVRMKSLVWRGEVKKGEDYTVEDIPADLADKAAEYREKLLEAVAETDDALMEKFLEGEALTEDEIRAGIRKVTVDRTAYPVLAGSAFKNKGVQPMLDAVIEYLPSPLDVPAVEGILPNGETAARKAATDEPFAALAFKIAAHPFFGKLTYIRVYSGQVAKGAQVVNATKERKERIGGLFQMHSNKENPVEVGQAGHIYAVQGLKDTTTGDTLADPQNPIVLESMTFPEPVIRVAIEPKTKADQEKLSIAIQKLAEEDPTFQVNQDEETGQTIIAGMGELHLEVLVNRMKSDYKVEANIGKPQVAYRETIKNTVEKLDVVHKKQTGGSGQFAKVIVKLEPLPTGDGALYEFENKVTGGRVPREYIPSVDAGAQDAMQYGVLAGYPLVGLKFTLLDGAYHEVDSSEMAFKVAGSMALKEAARKANPVILEPLMAVEVTTPEDYMGDVVGDLNSRRGQIQAMEERAGTRVVKALVPLSEMFGYVGDLRSRTQGRANYSMTFDSYAEVPANVAKEIVAKATGE; encoded by the coding sequence GTGGCACGTGACGTGCTGACCGACCTGAACAAGGTCCGCAATTTCGGCATCATGGCTCACATCGACGCCGGCAAGACCACCACCACCGAACGGATCCTGTTCTACACCGGGGTCAACTACAAGATCGGTGAGGTCCACGACGGCGCCGCGACGATGGACTGGATGGAGGAGGAGCAGAAGCGGGGTATCACCATCACCTCGGCTGCCACCACCACCTTCTGGGACGACCATCAGCTCAACATCATCGACACCCCCGGGCACGTCGACTTCACCGTCGAGGTGGAGCGCAACCTGCGGGTGCTCGACGGCGCGGTCGCGGTGTTCGACGGCAAGGAAGGTGTCGAGCCGCAGTCGGAGCAGGTCTGGCGCCAGGCCGACAAGTACGAGGTCCCGCGCATCTGCTTCGTCAACAAGATGGACAAGCTGGGTGCCGACTTCTACTACACGGTGCAGACGATCGAGGACCGCCTCGGCGTCCGCCCGCTGGTGATCCAGCTGCCGATCGGTGCCGAAAGCGACTTCGAGGGCGTCGTCGACCTGGTCCGGATGAAGTCCCTGGTCTGGCGCGGCGAGGTCAAGAAGGGCGAGGACTACACCGTCGAGGACATCCCGGCCGATCTCGCCGACAAGGCGGCGGAGTACCGGGAGAAGCTCCTCGAGGCCGTCGCCGAGACCGACGACGCGCTGATGGAGAAGTTCCTCGAGGGCGAGGCGCTGACCGAGGACGAGATCAGGGCCGGCATCCGCAAGGTGACCGTCGACCGCACCGCGTACCCGGTGCTCGCCGGTTCCGCGTTCAAGAACAAGGGCGTCCAGCCCATGCTCGACGCGGTCATCGAGTACCTGCCGTCGCCGCTCGACGTGCCCGCGGTGGAGGGCATCCTCCCCAACGGCGAGACCGCGGCGCGCAAGGCCGCGACCGACGAGCCGTTCGCCGCCCTCGCGTTCAAGATCGCGGCGCACCCGTTCTTCGGCAAGCTGACCTACATCCGGGTCTACTCGGGTCAGGTCGCCAAGGGCGCCCAGGTCGTCAACGCGACCAAGGAGCGCAAGGAGCGCATCGGCGGCCTGTTCCAGATGCACTCCAACAAGGAGAACCCGGTCGAGGTCGGCCAGGCCGGCCACATCTACGCGGTCCAGGGCCTGAAGGACACCACCACCGGTGACACCCTGGCGGACCCGCAGAACCCGATCGTGCTCGAGTCGATGACGTTCCCGGAGCCCGTCATCCGGGTCGCCATCGAGCCGAAGACGAAGGCGGACCAGGAAAAGCTGTCGATCGCGATCCAGAAGCTGGCCGAGGAGGACCCCACCTTCCAGGTCAACCAGGACGAGGAGACCGGTCAGACGATCATCGCGGGCATGGGCGAGCTGCACCTCGAGGTGCTGGTGAACCGCATGAAGTCCGACTACAAGGTCGAGGCGAACATCGGTAAGCCGCAGGTCGCCTACCGCGAGACGATCAAGAACACCGTCGAGAAGCTCGACGTCGTGCACAAGAAGCAGACCGGTGGTTCCGGCCAGTTCGCCAAGGTCATCGTGAAGCTGGAGCCGCTGCCCACCGGCGACGGCGCGCTGTACGAGTTCGAGAACAAGGTCACCGGTGGTCGCGTGCCGCGGGAGTACATCCCGTCGGTCGACGCCGGTGCGCAGGACGCCATGCAGTACGGCGTGCTGGCCGGGTACCCGCTGGTCGGGCTGAAGTTCACGCTGCTGGACGGCGCGTACCACGAGGTCGACTCCTCGGAGATGGCGTTCAAGGTCGCCGGTTCGATGGCGCTGAAGGAAGCCGCGCGGAAGGCGAACCCGGTCATCCTGGAGCCGTTGATGGCGGTCGAGGTGACCACACCCGAGGACTACATGGGTGATGTCGTCGGCGACCTCAACTCTCGCCGTGGCCAGATCCAGGCCATGGAGGAGCGTGCGGGCACCCGTGTCGTGAAGGCACTGGTTCCGCTGTCGGAGATGTTCGGCTATGTCGGCGACCTGCGGTCCCGTACCCAGGGTCGTGCGAACTACTCCATGACGTTCGATTCCTACGCCGAGGTTCCCGCGAACGTCGCGAAGGAAATCGTCGCGAAGGCGACGGGGGAGTAG
- the rpsG gene encoding 30S ribosomal protein S7, with the protein MPRKGPAPKRPLISDPVYASPLVTQLVNKVLKDGKRSLAERIVYGALEGAREKTGTDPVVTLKRALDNVKPSIEVKSRRVGGATYQVPIEVKPGRSTTLALRWLVSFSQARREKTMIERLQNELLDASNGLGASVKRREDTHKMAESNKAFAHYRW; encoded by the coding sequence ATGCCCCGCAAGGGTCCGGCCCCGAAGCGGCCGCTGATCTCCGACCCCGTCTACGCCTCGCCGCTGGTCACCCAGCTGGTGAACAAGGTGCTGAAGGACGGGAAGCGGTCACTGGCCGAGCGCATCGTCTACGGCGCTCTCGAAGGCGCTCGCGAGAAGACCGGCACCGACCCGGTCGTCACGCTGAAGCGCGCGCTCGACAACGTGAAGCCCTCCATCGAGGTGAAGAGCCGCCGCGTCGGTGGCGCCACCTACCAGGTGCCGATCGAGGTCAAGCCCGGCCGCTCGACCACCCTTGCGCTGCGCTGGCTGGTGTCGTTCTCGCAGGCCCGCCGCGAGAAGACGATGATCGAGCGCCTGCAGAACGAGCTGCTCGACGCGAGCAACGGACTCGGGGCCAGCGTGAAGCGCCGCGAGGACACCCACAAGATGGCCGAGTCCAACAAGGCCTTCGCGCACTACCGCTGGTGA
- the rpsL gene encoding 30S ribosomal protein S12, producing MPTIQQLVRKGRQDKAAKQKTAALKGSPQRRGVCTRVYTTTPKKPNSALRKVARVKLTSGIEVTAYIPGEGHNLQEHSMVLVRGGRVKDLPGVRYKIIRGSLDTQGVKNRKQARSRYGAKKEKS from the coding sequence TTGCCCACGATCCAGCAGCTGGTCCGCAAGGGCCGCCAGGACAAGGCTGCCAAGCAGAAGACCGCGGCCCTCAAGGGGAGCCCGCAGCGGCGTGGCGTGTGCACCCGCGTGTACACCACGACCCCCAAGAAGCCGAACTCGGCGCTGCGCAAGGTCGCGCGTGTGAAGCTGACCAGCGGCATCGAGGTCACCGCCTACATCCCCGGTGAGGGCCACAACCTGCAGGAGCACTCGATGGTGCTCGTGCGCGGTGGTCGTGTGAAGGACCTCCCGGGTGTTCGCTACAAGATCATCCGCGGTTCGCTCGACACCCAGGGTGTGAAGAACCGCAAGCAGGCGCGCAGCCGGTACGGCGCGAAGAAGGAGAAGAGCTAA